The sequence TCCACAGCATGCGGCGCGCCGCGTCGTACCGCTCCACGAGCAGCGGGTCCTCGGCGAAGCCGAGCCGTGCGACCTTCGCCTTGTACGCGTCGAGACGGCCGCGCAGCTCCGCGCGGACCGCCAGCGGCGCGGTCACCGCGGACAACGACTCGCGCGCCCGCAGCAGTTCGTCCTCGGCCTTCTCCTCCAGTGCCTCCAGCAGGGGCGAGAGGCGGTGCCACTGCGCGTGCCTGCGGTACTCGGAGGCCGTCGCCAGCTGCTCCTGCAGCGCGGTGGGCGGGCCGCTCACGGCGGGCACCTCGGAGGCGGCGATCTTCGCCAGCACCTCGCCGCGCGCGCTCCGCGCCTCGGCCAGCGTGCGGTCCGCGCGGCTCAGCACGTCCCGCAGCCGCACCAGCCGGGCCTCCGCGTCCTGCCGCACGGTGAGCACGGCGTCGATCTCCCGGCGCACCTCGTCCAGCGCGCGCGCCTCGCGGTCGTAGCGCGTCGTGTCGGGACGGCCGCCGCCCGGCGCCGAACTCCCCTGCGCGGGCGCCCAGAAGGCCAGCGGATCGGACACCACCTGCTCGCGCAACGATGTCAGCGTGCGGGTGATGCGCTCCAGGTCGTCGCCCGAGGGGTGCTCACCGGGCCGTACGCCCACGGAGTGCGCCAGCTTGCGGGTGCGCTGCAACTCCGCCGCCAGTAGATCTATCCGCGCGGGCAGCGCCGACCACACGGCGTCGGCCGTGACGACCATGTCCAGCGACGTCGCGTACAACTCGTTCATCCGCTCGACGAGTTCGGCGAGGGTGAAGCGCTCGCTCAGTCTGCCGGTGCCCGCCATCGTGGGCGCCGCGGCGTTGGCGGTGGCGCTGCCGGCCACCGTGACGCTCTCGCCGCGCAGCAGTTCCGTCAGCTCCACGAGGTCGTCGCGGTTCGACCAGCGCCTGCGGGAGCGGATCTCGCGGGCGGAGCGCAACGCGTCGGCGTACGCGTCGAAGTAGGACCAGAGCAGGGTGATCGAGGCCTCGACGGTCTCCCAGCGCTCCCTGGTCGTGCCCGTGAGCTCGGCACCTTCGAGGAGTCTGCGGCCCGCGTGGTCCTGCAGGGCGAGGAGCGAGGTCTCGATGGCCTCGTGCTCCGCGCCGAGGCGCGCCAGCGCACGGTCCACCTCGTCCCGGTCCAGTACCGGCCCGGATGGTCCCGCGACGCCCATCGATCACCCCTCGTTTCCTGTTGCCTGCGCTGCTTGCCCCGTCGTCCCGGTACGGGACCACGTGCGGAACCGTGTGTGCGGAACTACGCGTGTGCCGTGGTCATTTGTACTGGACCGGCGGCGGCCCGGACGACTCGCCGAGGCTCTCGGCGAGCCACGTGTCGTACGACTGCTGCCAGCCGTCCTTGCGGTAGTCCACCAGGATCTGGTTGACCCGGCGCACCAGGTCGTCGGCGTCCTTCTTCATCGCCACGCCGTAGAACTCGTCCGTGAACGGCTCGCCCTTGAGCCCGACCGTCGGATCCTGCGCGGCCTGGCTCGCGGCGAGCGCCCCGTCGGTCACCACGGCGTCGGCCTCGCCGAGCTGCAGCCGCACCAGGCAGTCGAGCTGGTTCGGCACGGTGCGCTTCTCGAAGTCGGCGGACGCGACGAGGGTGCCGTCCTTCTTGGCCGCGTCCAGCGCGTCCCAGGCGGTCGAGCCCTTCGCCGTGCAGATCCGCTTGTCCGCCAGGGACTTGTCGAGCCCGGTGATGTCCGACTTCTTCGGGGCGAGCACCTGCTGGCCGGTCTCGAAGTACGGCGAGGAGAAGGCGACGTCCTTCAATCGCTCGCAGTTGATCGTCATGGTGCGCACCACCATGTCGACCTTCTCGTCCTGGATCGCCGGGATGCGCTGGTCGGTGGGGATGGCCCGGAAGCGGACGTTGTTGGGCTTCTCTCCGATGATCTTGTCGGCGATCTCGTGCACGAGATCGATGTCGAAGCCTTCCAGCTCGGCCTTGTCCGATTCGCTGTTCGGGTCGCGGTAGCCGAAGCGGTAGCTGTTCTGGTCGACGCCGACCAGCAGGAAGCCGCGCTTCTTGATCTTCTGGACCGTCGCGCCGTTCTGGTCGCCGGAGGACGGGGACAGGCTCTGCTTCTCGGGGTCGACGCACTTCGGGGCCCTGGTCTGGTAACCGTTGGCCATGCCCTGCCCGTCGAGGCCCGTGGCCTTGTCCTCGCGTGACTGGGTCACCGGCAGCAGCAGCGCGAAGACCGCCGCCAGGGCACAGACGACCGCCATCGCACCCACTCCGCCCCAGCCCCTCAGGCTGGCTCGCAGACGTCGCGCGTTCATCGTCATGCCCCCTCTCACCGGTACTCCGACAGCCTGCGCCCGATGCCGAGGACCGCGCCGGCCGCGGCCAGCACCGCCAGCACCGCGGCGCCCGCCACGAGGCCGTTCATCGCGCCCCGCCCGTCACCGGCCGCCCGCTCGAACTCGGCGCGCTCGTGCTTGAGCGCGATGTCCAGGTTCTTGTCCACGCTCTCGAAGCACTCGCCCGTCGGCTTGTCCGCCTTCGAGCCGATGACCCTGGCGAGCGCGCCCTGGTAGTTGCCCAGCTCGTCCTGCTCGCGGGCTTCCCCGTGCCGCTGCTTCCAGACCTTCATGTTGCCCGTCGCGGCCTCGACCGGCTTCACGCCCGTGGTGTCGTCGGCGAGGTCCGCGGCGGCGGCCAGTTTCGTGGTGAGTTCCTTCATCTGCTGGTCGAAGTCGTAGTCGTACGTGTCCACGATCTCCGTCCCGGCTTCGGTGACCACTTTCTTGGTCTCCGCGCCGCGCGAGACCAGCGTCAGATTCTCGTTGCTGCGGGCCTTGAGCGAGGCGAGCCGGGCGTCGTTGAGCGTGTTCAGCGAGCGCACACCGTGGTCGTACGAGTCGTTCAGCCCGGCGCGGGCGACGGTGTGGCCGACCACCAGCCAGAGCAGGACGACCGTCGTGGCGGCCGTGGCGGCCACCAGCCCGTGGTTCAGAACGCGGTTCGTCCGGCGGTAGTTGCGCCGCTGGGCCCACACGAGGCCTCCGATGGCCACCACACCCGCGCCGATCGCGATCCACGGATAGGGCGTCGCGTCGTCGTAGTCGGAGCGCAGCCGCCGGTTCTCCACCGTGTAGAGACTCTCGGCGTCGTCGAGCATGATCTGCATCTTCGAGTTCGCGTACCGCAGGTAGGCGCCGCCGAGGGGGTAGCCCTGCCGGTTGTTGGCGCGGGCCCGCTCGACCAGGCCCTTGTACTCGGGAAGCATCTTGTTGAGCTTGGTGATGGTCTTCTCCGAGGCGGAGCCCGGCTCGGAGTTGGCCGCGGCGGTCACCAGCTTGTCGGCGGCCACCCTGATGTCCTTCTCGTACAGCTCGCGGGAGGCTTCCGTCTCCTGGCCGCCCGCGAGGAAGCCGCTGGAGGCCGCCGTGTTGGCGTCGGCGAGGGAACGGTAGATGTCCGCCGCGTCCGCGCTCAGCGGCTGGCTGCTGTGCAGTACGTCGTCGGCGGCGGCCGAACGTTCCGTCATCTCCCAGGCGGTGACCGCGCCGAACGCGACGACCAGGACGGCGATGACGGCGCCGATGACGCGCAGCCGCCCGGGCTCGGTGGTCGCCCCGGCCCGCAGCCGGTCGACGCCCTCCGCCCACGCGGTGCGCCGCGGCGGCCCGGGCACCCCCGGCCGCCCCTGCGGCCCCGGTGGCGGAGCCTGCGGCGGGATCGCAGGAGACGTGCCCGCCCGCGCTGCCGGTGGCGCCGCGGTGCTCTGCTGCTGGTATGTCACCTGACCTCCCCCATGGTCGTCGCCGGTCACCTCCGCCCGGCGCCGGTCAGCACGGGAAGAGACGCACGGCCGCAAGTATCGCCGCCGGGACCGACATCCGAACAGGCCTTGACGCGATCTTGGTCGGATTGCGGCACAGCGAAGATCTCGCACCACCCCTGCTCATGAATACGCCAACCCGAACTGTTCGGTTCCCGGCGCGCTCAGACCCTGTCGTAAAACTCTCTTACGCGGGCGTGCGCCCGGGCCGGGGCGCCCTGGTGGTCCAGCCCGAGGAGCGCCGATCCGAGGACCGGCCGGGCGGTGACGACGCGGGGTACGGCCTTGGGGGCCCGCTCGGCCAGCAGCTCCCTCACCCGGTCGTCGAGTTGGGGGTGGCGGGCGGCCAGGACGCCTCCGCCGAGGAGGACCGGCGCCTCCTCGTCCAGCAGGTCGAGCCGGGTCAGGGCGACGACCGCCATGCTCACGATCTCGTCCGCCAGCCGGTCGACGAGGGCGCGGGCGACCGGGTCGCCGCCGGCGGCCGTGGCGAACAGGACCGGCGTCAGCTCGTGGCGCCGCACGTCCTCCACATGCCCCAGGTGCAGGGCCTCGATCAGCGCGTACATCGTGGGGAGGCCGAAGTGCGCGGGCAGGGCGCGGGCCAGCTCGGTCGCGGCGCCCCGGCCGTCCTCGGCGCGCGCCGCGTGCCACAGCGCCTCCTCGGACAGACCCCAGCCGCCGCCCCAGTCACCGGAGATCCGGCCCAGGGCGGGGAAGCGGGCGACCCGGCCGTCGGGGCGCATGCCCACGCAGTTGATGCCCGCTCCGCACACCACGGCGACGCCCCGCGGCTCCTCGACGCCCGCCCGCAGTATCGCGAAGGTGTCGTTGCGGACCTCCACGGTCGTCCCCCACGCGCGCGCGTGCAGCGCGGCGGCCAACTGCTCCTCCTCCACGGGCAGATCGGCGTTGGCGAGGCACGCGGAGACATGGCCGACGGCGGTGACGCCCGCCGCGGCGAACGCCCGCCCGACGGCGTCGGCGAGCGTGTCCACCGCCTGCCGGACCCCGACGACGGGCGGCCGGAACCCGCCGCCGCGCGCCGTGGCGAGCACACTCCCGTCGCCCGCCACGACCGCGACGTCGGTCTTGCTGTTCCCGGCGTCCACGGCGAGGACGGTGTGTTCGGCCTCCATGCGGGCGCCGGGGTCGGTGTGTTCGGGCCCCGTGTGGGCGGTGGGGCCGGACGCGGTCATGCCCACGCGAGGTGCTCCCGGTTGTGCGCGATCAGCCGGTCGGTGAGTCCGTCGGCCAGCTCGTACTGGCCGACCAGGGGATGCGCGAGCAACGCCCGGAACACCCGCTCGCGGCCCCCGCGCAGGGCGGCCTCCAGAGCCAGGTCCTCGTACGCGGTGACGTTCGCCATCAGCCCCGCGAACAGCGGGTCCACCGGCGCCACCGGCAGCGGGACGGCCCCGGAGTGCCCGACCGCCGCCTGCACCTCGATCACGGCGTCGTCGGGCAGGAACGGCAGCGTCCCCCGGTTGTGGGTGTTCACCACCTGGTACGGGCTCCCGCCGCCGCCCAGCAGGGACGCGGCGAGGTCTACGGCGGCCTCCGAGTAGTAGGCCCCGCCCCGCTTCGCCAGCAGCGCCGGCTTCTCGTCGAGCGCCGGGTCGCCGTACATCTTCAGCAACTCCCGCTCCATCTCCGCCACTTCCGCGGCCCGCGACGGCTTCGTACCCAGCTCCCGTACGACCTCGTCGTGCGCGTAGAAGTAGCGCAGGTAGTAGGACGGGACGACACCCAGGCGGTCGAGGACGGCGGTCGGCAGACGCAGGTCACCGGCGATGGCGTCACCGTGCTCGGCGAGCAGCTTCGGCAGGACGTTCTCGCCGTCGGGGCCGCCCAGTCGCACATGGGTCTCCCAGGTGAGGTGGTTGAGGCCCACATGGTCCAGATGCACATCGGTGGGGGCGACCCCGAGGAGCCCGGCGAACTTGCGCTGGAAGCCGATCGCCACGTTGCACAGCCCGACCGCCCTGTGACCGGCCTGGAGGAGGGCGCGGGTCACGATGCCGACGGGGTTGGTGAAGTCGATTATCCAGGCGTCCGGGTTGGCACGCCGGACGCGCTCGGCGATGTCGAGCACCACCGGGACCGTACGCAGCGCCTTGGCGAGGCCGCCCGCGCCGGTGGTCTCCTGACCGACGCAGCCGCACTCCAGCGGCCAGGTCTCGTCCTCGTTGCGGGCGGCCTGGCCGCCCACGCGGAGCTGGAGCAGCACGGCGTCGGCGCCGTCCACGCCCGCGTCGAGGTCGCCGGTCGTGGTGATGCGGCCGGGGTGCCCCTGTTTGGCGAAGATGCGCCGGGCCAGACCGCCGACCAGCTCCAGCCGGTCCGGCGCCGGGTCGACGAGGACCAGCTCCTCCACGGGCAGCGTGTCCCGCAGCCGCGCGAATCCGTCGATGAGTTCAGGGGTGTAGGTCGAACCCCCGCCCACTACTGCGAGTTTCATGTCAGCCCTTCACTCCGGTGAGCGTGACGCCCTCGACGAACGCCTTCTGAGCGAAGAAGAACACGAGGATCACGGGGGCCATGACCAGGACGGTCGCGGCCATCGTCAGATTCCAGTCGGTGTGGTGCGCGCCCTTGAAGGACTCCAGGCCGTAGCTCAGGGTCCAGGCGCCGGGGTTCTCGGACGCGTAGATCTGCGGCCCGAAGTAGTCGTTCCAGGCGTAGAAGAACTGGAAGAGTGCGACGGCCGCGATGCCCGGCTTGGCCATCGGCAGCACGACCTTCAGCAGTGTCTTCAGGTCGCCGCAGCCGTCGACCTTCGCGGCGTCGATGTACTCGTTCGGGATCGTCATCAGGAACTGCCGCAGCAGGAAGATGGAGAACGCGTCGCCGAACGCCATCGGGATGATCAGCGGCCACAGCGTGCCCGACAGATCCAGCTGCTTCGCCCAGAACAAGTACATCGGGATGATGATGACCTGCGGCGGCAGCATCATCATCGAGATGACCAGCATCATCGACAGGTTCCGGCCACGGAAGCGGAACTTGGCGAGCGCGTACGCCACCGGGATCGAGGACGCGACCGTCAGCGCGGTGCCCACGCCCGCGTACAGGAGGGTGTTCTTCCACCAGGTGAGGAAGCCGGGGGTGTCGAAGACCTTCGCGTAGTTGCCCCACTCCCAGGTGTCCGGGACGAGGTCCCTGGTGAGGGTCTGGTTGTCGCTCATCAGGGAGGTGAGCACGACGAACACGAAGGGCAGGACGACGAACAGCGCGGCGGCGACGCCGAGCGCGTGCACGGCGATCCACTCCAGGAGCGCCTTGCGGCGGGCGGTGCGCTCGGCGGGGGTGACGGGCTCCTTCGGTGTGCCCGGCTTCACGGGCTCGTCCAGGGGGCGCGTCTCGGTCGTCTGCGTCATGGTCAGTCACCTGCCTGGATGAGACCGCCCCGGCGCCGCATCAGGAGTGCGGTGAACGCCATGGACAGGGCGAACAGCACCAGCGCGACCACGCACGCGGAGCCGTAGTCGAACCGCTGGAAGCCGAGGTTGTAGACGAGCTGCGGCAGGGTGAGCGTCGACTTGTCGGGGTATCCCGGTTCGAACTGCTGGCCCGAGCCGCCGATGATCCCGGAGGCGACCTTCCCCGCGACCAGCGGCTGCGTGTAGTACTGCATCGTCTGGATGACACCCGTGACCACCGCGAACATCACGATCGGCGAGATGTTCGGCAGCGTCACGAACCGGAACCGCTGCCAGGCGGACGCGCCGTCCAGCTCGGCGGCCTCGTACTGCTCCTTCGGTACGTCGAGCAGCGCGGCCATGAAGATGACCATCAGGTCGCCGACGCCCCACAGGGCCAGCATGGTGAGGGCGGGCTTGGACCAGGTGGCGTCCGTGAACCAGCCGGGCGTCGGCAGACCCAGGTCGCCCAGCACCGAGTTGACCGGTCCCGTACCCGGGTTGAGCAGGAACACGAAGGCCAGCGTGGCGGCGACGGGCGGCGCGAGGTAGGGCAGGTAGAACAGCGTGCGGAAGACGCCCGTGCCGGTCTTGATCTTCGTGATCAGCAGGCCGATCCCCAGGCCGAAGAGGACCCGGAAGGTGACCATGACGAGCACCAGCCACAGGGTGTTGCGCAGCGCCGGCCAGAACATGGGGTAGTCGTTGAGGACGTAACTCCAGTTGCCAAGACCCCTGAACTCGGGGACACCGAAGCCGTCGTACTTCATGAACGAGAAGTACACGGTCGAGACCAGCGGGTACGCGAAGAAGACACTGAAGCCGATCAGCCACGGCGACATGAAGGCGGCCGTGCGCAGAGCCTGTTTCCTGCGTTTCACCCGCAGCGTGGGCGTGGGCCGCGTGGACATGGGGTGTGTGGACATGGGGCGCTACTTCGCCTGCTCGATGTCACGGTCGATCTGGTCGGCGGTCTTCTCCAGACCGGCCTTCAGATCCTTCACCTTGCCGGACTCGTACTGGTAGCCGAAGTCCTGCAGGGTCGTCTGGTACGTCGCGCCGTTGACGGAGGCCGGCGGCGTGTTGGACCGCGGGTGCTGGGCGATGTCCACGAAGGTCTTGAAGCCGCCGTCGACCTTCAGGTCGGGCGACTTGAGCGCGTCGAACGTGGACGGCACGTTGTGGATGGCGTTGGCGAACGAGACGACGGCCTCCGTGTCGGTCGTCATGTACTTCATCAGTTCCCAGGCCGCGTTCTGCTTCTTGCTCTGCGGCGCGATACCCATGATCGTGCCGGAGAGGAAACCCTTGCCGTACTCGTCCACCTCGTCGTCGGCCACGGGCATCGGAGCGGTACCGATCTCGAACTTCACGCCCGCGTCCTGTGCCATGCCGAGCCGCCACTCGCCGTCGAGCTGCATCGCGACCTGCCCGGTCTGGAAGGGGTGCTTGGCGCCCCACTCGTCGCCGAACGTGTTGCGGTACCGCTCCAGCTTCTGGAAGCCGCCGAGATCGTCGACGAGCTTCTTCTGGTACGTGAACATCTCGGCGAAGGCCGGGTCCTCGGCGATGCTCGACTTGCCGCTCTTGTCGAAGTAGGAGTGGTCCCACTGCGACATGTAGTGGTCCACCACGGTCTCGTAGCCGTGGTAGTTCGGCATGAAGCCGAGCTGCGCGTACGAGTCGCCCTTGGACTTCGTCAGCTTCTTCGCGTCCTTCGCGAACTCGGTCCACGTCTTCGGCGGTGCCTTGATGCCGGCCGCCTCGAAGGCGGCCTTGTTGTAGTAGAGGCCGTAGGCGTCGCCGAGCAGCGGCAGCGCGCAGCGCGTGCCCTCGAACTGGGTGTACTCCAGCATCGGCTTCGGGATGATCGCGTCGAGGTCGAGCTTCGACTTCTCGATGAAGGGCTTCAGGTCGGCGAAGGCGCCGGACGAGCAGAACTTGCCGACGTTGGACGTGGTGAACGAGGACACCACGTCGGGCCCGTTCGAACCGCCCGCGCGCAGCGCCTGGTTGAGCTTGTCGTCGTTGATGTT is a genomic window of Streptomyces sp. NBC_00414 containing:
- a CDS encoding glutamate ABC transporter substrate-binding protein, with amino-acid sequence MNARRLRASLRGWGGVGAMAVVCALAAVFALLLPVTQSREDKATGLDGQGMANGYQTRAPKCVDPEKQSLSPSSGDQNGATVQKIKKRGFLLVGVDQNSYRFGYRDPNSESDKAELEGFDIDLVHEIADKIIGEKPNNVRFRAIPTDQRIPAIQDEKVDMVVRTMTINCERLKDVAFSSPYFETGQQVLAPKKSDITGLDKSLADKRICTAKGSTAWDALDAAKKDGTLVASADFEKRTVPNQLDCLVRLQLGEADAVVTDGALAASQAAQDPTVGLKGEPFTDEFYGVAMKKDADDLVRRVNQILVDYRKDGWQQSYDTWLAESLGESSGPPPVQYK
- a CDS encoding ABC transporter substrate-binding protein translates to MPGMPRKAVLAAASIALLATGCTGQSDSGATDDPNARTTITFWHGWSAPAEVKAIQENIGRFEKAHPNIKVKVVGNINDDKLNQALRAGGSNGPDVVSSFTTSNVGKFCSSGAFADLKPFIEKSKLDLDAIIPKPMLEYTQFEGTRCALPLLGDAYGLYYNKAAFEAAGIKAPPKTWTEFAKDAKKLTKSKGDSYAQLGFMPNYHGYETVVDHYMSQWDHSYFDKSGKSSIAEDPAFAEMFTYQKKLVDDLGGFQKLERYRNTFGDEWGAKHPFQTGQVAMQLDGEWRLGMAQDAGVKFEIGTAPMPVADDEVDEYGKGFLSGTIMGIAPQSKKQNAAWELMKYMTTDTEAVVSFANAIHNVPSTFDALKSPDLKVDGGFKTFVDIAQHPRSNTPPASVNGATYQTTLQDFGYQYESGKVKDLKAGLEKTADQIDRDIEQAK
- a CDS encoding carbohydrate ABC transporter permease; translation: MSTHPMSTRPTPTLRVKRRKQALRTAAFMSPWLIGFSVFFAYPLVSTVYFSFMKYDGFGVPEFRGLGNWSYVLNDYPMFWPALRNTLWLVLVMVTFRVLFGLGIGLLITKIKTGTGVFRTLFYLPYLAPPVAATLAFVFLLNPGTGPVNSVLGDLGLPTPGWFTDATWSKPALTMLALWGVGDLMVIFMAALLDVPKEQYEAAELDGASAWQRFRFVTLPNISPIVMFAVVTGVIQTMQYYTQPLVAGKVASGIIGGSGQQFEPGYPDKSTLTLPQLVYNLGFQRFDYGSACVVALVLFALSMAFTALLMRRRGGLIQAGD
- a CDS encoding carbohydrate ABC transporter permease yields the protein MTQTTETRPLDEPVKPGTPKEPVTPAERTARRKALLEWIAVHALGVAAALFVVLPFVFVVLTSLMSDNQTLTRDLVPDTWEWGNYAKVFDTPGFLTWWKNTLLYAGVGTALTVASSIPVAYALAKFRFRGRNLSMMLVISMMMLPPQVIIIPMYLFWAKQLDLSGTLWPLIIPMAFGDAFSIFLLRQFLMTIPNEYIDAAKVDGCGDLKTLLKVVLPMAKPGIAAVALFQFFYAWNDYFGPQIYASENPGAWTLSYGLESFKGAHHTDWNLTMAATVLVMAPVILVFFFAQKAFVEGVTLTGVKG
- a CDS encoding N-acetylglucosamine kinase translates to MEAEHTVLAVDAGNSKTDVAVVAGDGSVLATARGGGFRPPVVGVRQAVDTLADAVGRAFAAAGVTAVGHVSACLANADLPVEEEQLAAALHARAWGTTVEVRNDTFAILRAGVEEPRGVAVVCGAGINCVGMRPDGRVARFPALGRISGDWGGGWGLSEEALWHAARAEDGRGAATELARALPAHFGLPTMYALIEALHLGHVEDVRRHELTPVLFATAAGGDPVARALVDRLADEIVSMAVVALTRLDLLDEEAPVLLGGGVLAARHPQLDDRVRELLAERAPKAVPRVVTARPVLGSALLGLDHQGAPARAHARVREFYDRV
- a CDS encoding 6-phospho-beta-glucosidase, giving the protein MKLAVVGGGSTYTPELIDGFARLRDTLPVEELVLVDPAPDRLELVGGLARRIFAKQGHPGRITTTGDLDAGVDGADAVLLQLRVGGQAARNEDETWPLECGCVGQETTGAGGLAKALRTVPVVLDIAERVRRANPDAWIIDFTNPVGIVTRALLQAGHRAVGLCNVAIGFQRKFAGLLGVAPTDVHLDHVGLNHLTWETHVRLGGPDGENVLPKLLAEHGDAIAGDLRLPTAVLDRLGVVPSYYLRYFYAHDEVVRELGTKPSRAAEVAEMERELLKMYGDPALDEKPALLAKRGGAYYSEAAVDLAASLLGGGGSPYQVVNTHNRGTLPFLPDDAVIEVQAAVGHSGAVPLPVAPVDPLFAGLMANVTAYEDLALEAALRGGRERVFRALLAHPLVGQYELADGLTDRLIAHNREHLAWA